Below is a window of Polyangiaceae bacterium DNA.
CGGTGACCGCGACGGCTTCGGACAGGCGTGGCTGGCGGTGGCAGCGCGGCAGACCCCCACCGTCAGCAACGTCTTCCTGGTCGACCTGGGCTCCACGGAGCGCGAGGTCGTCGCCTTCGCCACCCGCGTGACGCCGCTGGAGGCCGAGGCGGAGCGGCGGATCTTCGTCAGGTCGATCTTGCCCGAGCTCGACCTGGCGGAGCCCCGGACCCAGCTCCGCCACCTGCACAAGACGCTCGACGGTCAGACCTTCCTGGTCAGCTACTGGCAGCGCGACGTGCGCGGAAAGAGTCTGCTCTTGGTTGCCTGGCACGACGTTCCGCGTGTGGTGCACGATCTGTTTCCGGCGCTCTATTCCGAGCGCGATCAGAACGTGCGCGTGAACGTCGTCGACGAGAGCTCGCGCATCGTGTTCGGCCCGAGCTTGAGCCGCGGCAGCTTCACGCTGGGCCGGCCCTTCGAGACCACGCTCTACAAGTGGCGGGTCAACGTCACGCTGGTGAGCGCTGCCGAGCTCACCGAGGCGGTCGCCCGACGCCGCGCGCTGGAGCTAGCACTGGTCGGGACCTCGTGGTTGGTGGTGCTGGTCGGGCTCACCGTGGTGCTCGTGGCTGCGGCTCGAGAGCGCAAGCTCTCGAACCTGAAGAGCGACTTCGTGGCCAACGTCTCCCACGAGCTCAAGACGCCGCTGTCGCTGGTGCGCATGTTCGGCGAGCTGCTCCAGAGCGGTCGCGTCGAGAACGACGAGAAACGCCAGCAATATCTGCAAATCATCGTGTCCGAGAGCGAGCGTCTCGGGTCGCTCATCGAGAACGTGCTCGACTTCGCCAAGGTCGAGCGCGGCAAGGCCGCCTACCAGTTCTCCACCGCCAACGTCCGGGACGTGGTGTCGCGCGCGGTCGAGGCCTGCAAGGTGCGCGCGCTGCGCGAGCAGGTGGAGCTGGTGCTCGAGTTGGCCGACGACCTGCCGGCCACCGAGATGGACGAGCGCGCCATCGAGATCGCGGTGATCAACCTGGTGGACAACGCGCTGAAATACGCGCCGGACGGACGCCGCGTGCTGGTCAGCGCCCGGCGGGCGGTCGGGCAGATCGAGATCCGAGTGACCGACGAGGGACCGGGAATCGCCGCCGAGGACAAGAAGCGCATCTTCGAGCGCTTCGAGCGGGGTCGCGGCGCTCAGGCCCAGCAGATCCGCGGCAGCGGCATCGGCCTGGCGTTGGTCAAGCACATCGCCGAGGCCCATGGCGGCCGCGCCTGGTGCGAGCCCGCGGAGCCCCGCGGCAGCGTATTCGCGCTCAGCCTCAGGCTGCGCGAGGGAAACGGTCGCGAACGCGGCGTCGCTTCGCGTGAGGCGACGGCCTGAAGTGGGCTCAGCGCCCCTCTTCGTCCTGGAGCCGCGCGTGCTCGATCACCAAGGCCGAGATCGCCGAGCGCACCTCGTCCACTCCGCCCACCCGCTCTACGCTGAACTCGAACTGGCCCGTGTGCCAGTCCAGGATGTGCAGGAGCGCGTCCCGTGAGGACAACGTCGGCCCATCACCCTCGAGCTCGACGCGCAGCGCGCGCCCCTCGCGCAGGAACACGCGGGCCACGCGCTCGCCCACCACCACCAGGATGCCGGTCTTGCGCTCCACGGACAGGAACGACAGGAGCGACGCCGCCGAGACGTTCTCCAGATCGCCGCGCAGCGTGCCGGCGGTGTCGGCCTCCGCGGCCTGCCGGCGTCGGCGCACCACGCGATGGACGCGCAGGAGGAGCTCGTCCGGGTGGAAGGGCTTCGGGATGTAGGCGTCCACGCCGAGCTGGTAGCCCTTCAAGCGCTCTTCGTCGCCGTCCAGGGAGGTCAGGAACACGACGGGGACGCCGCCCAGGTTCGGGCGCGCGCGGATCATGCGGAGCAGCTGCCAGCCGTCCATCCTCGGCATGTTCACGTCGGTCAAGACGACGTCCGGCGGATCGCTCACGCACAGGGAGAGCGCTTCGAGCCCATCCGCCACGGTGCGTACGCGGTCGCCGCGGCGCACGAACGGCTCCGCCGAGTACTCGCGCCAGCGCGGGTCGTCGTCCACGACCAGGACGTCCAGCGCGTCGGGTCCGCGCCCCCCGGCCGGGACGCTGTGGCGGGAGCGAGGTCCGGTTTCCGAGGGCATGCGGGGCCCCAGATAGTATCGAAGAACCCGGCTTCTGCCGAATTCCGGGGCTTCAGGGTTGGGAGGCCAGGATTCTCACTTTGAAACCCAGCTCCTGACTGAGCGCGACCATCTCCCCGAAAACGTCACCGTAGGCCACGGCGACGTGGTTCGAGAGGTAGTGCGCCATCAGGTCGTCCCGCGAGACACCGAGGTCCGCGGCCATGAACGGCCACTGGGGCGTCGTGCCCTGCCACCAGGCGTCGCGGACCTCCGCTGGCAGCTTCACGACCTCACCGCGTCCGACGTCCATCCACAGCGTGTCGGCCTTGATGTAGGCGCGCGCCCAGGTGATGGCGCCGGGCAAGCTCTCGCCGGCGAAGGTGCCGCCGGGCGTCGGAAAGTAGCCTGCCGGCTGGCGGTAGCTATGGACGCCCGCGAGGCTGTCCGGGTCGTGGTTGAAAGCGTAGGCGCCCGAGGAGCCGCTGTTGAGCAGCACCCACAAGAAGCGCCCGCCGTGCTCGGCACCCCAGCGCACGTCGTGGAACATCACGGCCTGGTGGAGGCCCTTGGCCAAGAGCACGCGCTTCAGCATTTCCATCGGCACCGCGTTGCCCTGGTCGGCCTCGGTGGCGCAAGCGATGGTGTCCCCGTTCGATTCGGGACGGCAGCTCGAGTTGAAGAGCCCCTCGGCGAAGTCGCTGGGCGGCCGGAGCGGGATCAGGCCCAGCTGGTACTGCCAGCCCAGGCAGTCTGCCTTGTACTCTTTCAGCATGTCGAGCACCGCCAGGTAGTCGCGGAGCTGCTCGCGGGTGGCCCGCTCGTCGAAGTCCGCGGCGCCGCCCTCCCCCCAGTGAAAGGTCACGCCTTTGTCCTTCACGAAGCGGAATGCGTCCTCGATG
It encodes the following:
- a CDS encoding HAMP domain-containing histidine kinase; translated protein: MAVRTRRERVLTFFFVPALVFAVVVLLGVTFRNSFQLEKLREQSVVEATLTLANEKADRLDKRIIEQDNAVLSLVDVGDRDGFGQAWLAVAARQTPTVSNVFLVDLGSTEREVVAFATRVTPLEAEAERRIFVRSILPELDLAEPRTQLRHLHKTLDGQTFLVSYWQRDVRGKSLLLVAWHDVPRVVHDLFPALYSERDQNVRVNVVDESSRIVFGPSLSRGSFTLGRPFETTLYKWRVNVTLVSAAELTEAVARRRALELALVGTSWLVVLVGLTVVLVAAARERKLSNLKSDFVANVSHELKTPLSLVRMFGELLQSGRVENDEKRQQYLQIIVSESERLGSLIENVLDFAKVERGKAAYQFSTANVRDVVSRAVEACKVRALREQVELVLELADDLPATEMDERAIEIAVINLVDNALKYAPDGRRVLVSARRAVGQIEIRVTDEGPGIAAEDKKRIFERFERGRGAQAQQIRGSGIGLALVKHIAEAHGGRAWCEPAEPRGSVFALSLRLREGNGRERGVASREATA
- a CDS encoding response regulator — protein: MPSETGPRSRHSVPAGGRGPDALDVLVVDDDPRWREYSAEPFVRRGDRVRTVADGLEALSLCVSDPPDVVLTDVNMPRMDGWQLLRMIRARPNLGGVPVVFLTSLDGDEERLKGYQLGVDAYIPKPFHPDELLLRVHRVVRRRRQAAEADTAGTLRGDLENVSAASLLSFLSVERKTGILVVVGERVARVFLREGRALRVELEGDGPTLSSRDALLHILDWHTGQFEFSVERVGGVDEVRSAISALVIEHARLQDEEGR
- a CDS encoding fucose isomerase gives rise to the protein MAKQVAVFWPGDGRARPNELALPNVEAATQKLEAALRKVGRTPYRVPGFLTKPHESIEKLGPVTDPMVGMFAHWVYGPHTCDGVVGKDNPLLLASNFSGQWPGLVGLLNTGACLETVGRAHSRIWTSMEDFTSDATFMERLDEWCTTGQVRYPETALSGHAPVSPEAATLAQKVAAGMRARHPLILMLGDTSMGMINGYFGPRLLSKHCFAEHKIDQAWIIDRGRGIGDQRIEDAFRFVKDKGVTFHWGEGGAADFDERATREQLRDYLAVLDMLKEYKADCLGWQYQLGLIPLRPPSDFAEGLFNSSCRPESNGDTIACATEADQGNAVPMEMLKRVLLAKGLHQAVMFHDVRWGAEHGGRFLWVLLNSGSSGAYAFNHDPDSLAGVHSYRQPAGYFPTPGGTFAGESLPGAITWARAYIKADTLWMDVGRGEVVKLPAEVRDAWWQGTTPQWPFMAADLGVSRDDLMAHYLSNHVAVAYGDVFGEMVALSQELGFKVRILASQP